A window from Sphingobium sp. EM0848 encodes these proteins:
- a CDS encoding glutamine amidotransferase, with the protein MKKALIVRHVPREGAAGYLQPIEAAGYEIERIDVASSDFLDADLCTPDLLIMMGGPMGVYEQDIHPWIPHQIEKLAARLEQDLPTLGVCLGSQMIAAALGARVYPGGRMELGFAPVTLNGAGADSPLRHLDGVPVLHWHSDTFDLPAGVDLLASTTSYAHQAFRRGRNLLALQFHAEMGEDPRFEDWLTHFWADLDIARQCGIALRQDHVDHGPGAVAAGRAMIGEWLSGLDV; encoded by the coding sequence ATGAAAAAAGCGCTTATCGTCCGTCATGTGCCGCGTGAAGGAGCGGCGGGGTATCTCCAGCCGATCGAGGCCGCAGGCTATGAGATCGAACGGATTGATGTCGCCAGCTCCGATTTCCTTGATGCCGACCTGTGCACGCCCGACCTGCTCATCATGATGGGCGGTCCGATGGGCGTCTATGAACAGGACATCCATCCCTGGATTCCCCACCAGATCGAAAAGCTGGCCGCCCGGCTGGAGCAGGACCTGCCTACATTGGGCGTGTGTCTGGGCAGTCAGATGATCGCGGCGGCGCTCGGCGCCCGCGTCTATCCCGGCGGTCGGATGGAACTGGGCTTTGCGCCGGTCACGCTGAACGGGGCAGGGGCCGACTCGCCGCTGCGTCATCTTGACGGCGTGCCTGTGCTGCACTGGCATAGCGACACTTTCGACTTGCCCGCCGGGGTCGATCTGCTGGCGTCAACGACCAGCTATGCGCATCAGGCTTTCCGCCGCGGCCGCAATCTGCTGGCGCTGCAATTCCATGCGGAAATGGGTGAGGACCCGCGTTTCGAGGATTGGCTGACCCATTTCTGGGCCGATCTCGACATCGCCCGGCAATGCGGCATTGCCCTGCGGCAGGATCATGTCGACCATGGCCCCGGCGCCGTCGCGGCGGGACGAGCCATGATCGGAGAATGGCTGTCAGGGCTGGACGTTTAA
- a CDS encoding YbaN family protein: protein MMRHFYLFSGFLSLGLGAIGAFLPLLPTVPFVILAAFCFARSSPAMEARLLEHRHFGPHIRRWRESGAISRRGKKAALAAFAFSAVLALIFSPLPWCLIPIAAALIGGTWIWTRPEA, encoded by the coding sequence CTGATGCGGCATTTCTACCTGTTCTCCGGCTTTCTCTCCCTCGGCCTGGGTGCGATCGGCGCGTTTCTGCCGCTGCTGCCGACCGTGCCATTCGTGATCCTGGCCGCCTTCTGCTTTGCGCGCTCCAGCCCGGCGATGGAGGCGCGACTGTTGGAGCATCGCCATTTCGGGCCGCATATACGGCGCTGGCGGGAAAGCGGCGCGATCAGCCGGAGAGGCAAGAAAGCTGCGCTGGCCGCCTTTGCGTTCAGCGCGGTGCTGGCGCTGATCTTCTCGCCCTTGCCCTGGTGCCTGATCCCTATTGCCGCCGCGCTGATCGGCGGGACGTGGATATGGACCCGACCGGAAGCGTAA
- a CDS encoding polyhydroxyalkanoate depolymerase: MMMLYSGYQAWNDMLAPARFGAQIALSYRDKIGPMANWAMPRRMFALMDVFQGAKLTHHRPAYAIRPVETGNALAPVREEVVLDMPFGNLLHFAKDDVETAQPKILVVAPMSGHFATLLRNTVQTLLRDHDVYITDWKNARDVPLSAGRFGFDDYVDYIIAFMQELGPGSHLVSVCQPCVPAMAAVSLMSEDKDPATPRSMTLMGGPIDTRAAPTVVNELANEQSLKWFEDNLISMVPMRYAGRGRRVYPGFLQLSAFMSMNMDRHGAAHRELYQLLADGKQVEADKIKTFYEEYFAVLDMTAEFYLETVDKVFQRTLLAKGELTYRGRKVNPGAIRSTALLTVEGEKDDVCAVGQTAAAHALCTSLRPHLKRHHLQPGVGHYGVFSGSKWEKQVYPQVRNMILAMN, encoded by the coding sequence ATGATGATGCTGTACAGCGGCTACCAGGCCTGGAATGACATGCTGGCCCCCGCGCGTTTCGGCGCGCAGATCGCCTTGTCCTACAGGGATAAAATCGGCCCGATGGCGAATTGGGCCATGCCCCGTCGCATGTTCGCCCTGATGGACGTGTTCCAGGGTGCGAAGCTGACCCATCATCGTCCTGCCTATGCGATTCGCCCCGTCGAAACCGGCAACGCGCTGGCGCCGGTGCGCGAGGAGGTGGTGCTCGACATGCCCTTCGGCAATCTGCTGCATTTTGCCAAGGACGATGTCGAAACCGCCCAGCCCAAGATATTGGTGGTGGCGCCGATGTCCGGCCATTTCGCGACCTTGCTGCGCAACACGGTCCAGACGCTGCTGCGCGACCATGACGTCTATATCACCGACTGGAAGAATGCGCGAGATGTGCCGCTCAGCGCCGGTCGTTTCGGGTTCGACGATTATGTCGACTATATCATCGCCTTCATGCAGGAATTGGGGCCGGGATCGCACCTTGTCTCTGTATGTCAGCCCTGCGTGCCCGCCATGGCGGCCGTTTCGCTGATGTCGGAGGATAAGGACCCTGCGACGCCGCGCTCCATGACGCTGATGGGCGGCCCGATCGACACGCGGGCGGCCCCCACGGTCGTCAATGAACTGGCCAATGAACAATCGCTGAAATGGTTCGAGGACAATCTGATCAGCATGGTGCCGATGCGCTATGCGGGCCGGGGACGGCGGGTTTATCCGGGCTTCCTCCAGCTTTCGGCCTTCATGTCGATGAACATGGACCGCCACGGCGCGGCGCATCGTGAACTCTATCAGCTTCTGGCCGACGGCAAGCAGGTTGAGGCCGACAAGATCAAGACCTTCTATGAGGAATATTTCGCGGTCCTCGACATGACGGCTGAATTCTACCTTGAGACGGTGGACAAGGTGTTCCAGCGCACCCTGCTGGCAAAGGGCGAACTCACCTATCGCGGGCGGAAGGTCAATCCGGGCGCGATCCGCAGCACCGCGCTGCTGACCGTCGAAGGTGAGAAGGATGATGTCTGCGCCGTTGGTCAGACCGCTGCCGCCCATGCGCTTTGCACCAGCCTGCGCCCGCATCTCAAGCGTCATCATCTCCAGCCCGGCGTCGGCCATTATGGCGTGTTTTCCGGCAGCAAATGGGAAAAGCAGGTCTATCCGCAGGTGCGGAACATGATCCTTGCGATGAACTGA
- a CDS encoding glutathione S-transferase: MTVAELTISSKTYSSWSLRGWLLCRLAGLQVSEKTIALDDPENRAELLLLSPSVLVPRLTHEGASVWDTLAIAEYLHELYPHVGLYPEDRIVRAHCRSVSGEIHSGFINLRSALPMNLKVRHEKFPVFSGAKPDIERIEEIWTECLDAYGGPWLFGERPTVADAMFAPVAQRFLTYAVPLSAKSAAYCNFSNDWNLMREWIDAARKEKDEVEELEVEF; the protein is encoded by the coding sequence ATGACCGTCGCGGAATTGACCATTTCCAGCAAGACTTATTCCTCTTGGTCCCTGCGGGGATGGCTGTTGTGCCGCCTCGCGGGATTGCAGGTGTCCGAAAAGACGATCGCGCTCGACGATCCGGAAAACCGGGCGGAATTGCTGCTTTTGTCGCCGTCGGTACTGGTGCCGCGCCTGACCCATGAGGGCGCAAGCGTCTGGGATACGCTCGCAATCGCGGAATATCTGCACGAACTTTATCCCCATGTCGGGCTTTATCCGGAAGATCGCATCGTCCGCGCCCATTGCCGGTCGGTATCGGGGGAAATCCATTCGGGTTTCATCAACCTGCGTTCCGCCTTGCCGATGAACCTGAAGGTCCGGCACGAGAAATTCCCGGTTTTCTCCGGCGCCAAGCCCGACATCGAGCGAATCGAGGAAATCTGGACCGAATGTCTGGACGCCTATGGCGGGCCCTGGCTGTTCGGGGAAAGGCCGACCGTCGCGGACGCGATGTTCGCTCCGGTGGCGCAGCGTTTCCTGACCTATGCGGTGCCCCTGTCCGCCAAATCGGCCGCTTATTGCAATTTCAGCAATGACTGGAACCTGATGCGCGAGTGGATCGACGCCGCGCGAAAGGAAAAGGACGAGGTCGAGGAACTGGAAGTCGAGTTTTAA
- a CDS encoding copper resistance protein B, protein MKALISAALLLASVSAPALAQDHGQMDHGAMDHSHAGHGESVADGGAPQNAAPTPPGDHAADAFYDAADMARARAAMLKESGGMIFSQLMLDRLEYRLGKGADGYHWEGEGWIGGDINRFAFRTEGEGKIGGGLESAEVQALYSRAIDPWFNLQAGVRHDIRPDPQRSYAVVGIEGLAPYWFNVGAQAFLSNKGDAHLRLEGSYDQRITQRLILQPAAEVNIAAQRVPELGIGSGFSDIELGLRLRYEFAREFAPYVGVNWERKLGETARYARAGGERASAASLVTGVRFWF, encoded by the coding sequence GTGAAGGCGCTGATCTCGGCCGCGTTGTTGCTCGCTTCCGTTTCGGCGCCTGCGCTGGCGCAGGACCATGGCCAGATGGATCATGGCGCGATGGACCATTCCCATGCCGGGCATGGCGAATCCGTGGCCGATGGCGGCGCTCCTCAAAACGCGGCACCCACGCCGCCGGGGGACCATGCCGCCGACGCCTTTTACGACGCTGCGGACATGGCCCGTGCCCGCGCCGCCATGCTCAAGGAAAGCGGTGGCATGATCTTCTCCCAACTCATGCTCGACCGGCTGGAATATCGTCTGGGCAAGGGGGCGGATGGCTATCATTGGGAGGGGGAGGGCTGGATCGGCGGCGATATCAACCGCTTCGCCTTCAGGACCGAGGGCGAGGGTAAGATCGGCGGCGGGTTGGAAAGCGCGGAGGTGCAGGCGCTCTACAGCCGGGCCATCGATCCGTGGTTCAATCTGCAGGCGGGCGTGCGCCACGACATCCGCCCCGATCCGCAACGCAGCTATGCGGTCGTGGGGATTGAGGGTCTTGCGCCCTACTGGTTCAATGTCGGTGCGCAGGCCTTCCTCTCCAACAAGGGCGACGCGCATCTGCGGCTGGAGGGCAGCTATGACCAGCGCATCACCCAGCGCCTGATCCTGCAACCGGCGGCGGAGGTGAATATCGCGGCGCAGCGTGTGCCGGAACTGGGTATCGGTTCGGGCTTCTCCGATATCGAGCTGGGGCTGCGTCTTCGCTATGAATTTGCCCGCGAATTCGCGCCCTATGTCGGCGTCAACTGGGAACGCAAGTTGGGCGAAACCGCCCGCTATGCCCGCGCCGGGGGAGAGCGGGCATCAGCCGCCAGTCTGGTGACGGGCGTGCGTTTCTGGTTTTAG
- the acnA gene encoding aconitate hydratase AcnA: MTAIGQDTLGTRDLLKVGGKDIAYYSLKKAAAKLGDVSRLPFSMKVLLENLLRFEDGVTVTTDDVKAIVDWQNDKGKAEREIQYRPARVLMQDFTGVPCVVDLAAMRDAMTALGADASKINPQVPVHLVIDHSVMVDEFGTPKAFEQNVEIEYQRNMERYDFLKWGSKSLANFYAVPPGTGICHQVNLENIAQAVWSSEGPDGVTVAYPDTCVGTDSHTTMINGLGVLGWGVGGIEAEAAMLGQPVSMLIPEVVGFKLVGELKEGVTATDLVLTCTAMLRQKGVVGRFVEYFGPGLASLSLADRATLANMAPEYGATCGFFGIDDKTLDYMRLTGRTDENIALVEAYAKEQGFWIDPSIEPVFTDTLELDLATVVPSLAGPKRPQDRVALPEVDDVFNADMANVYKKAQQRVPVEGKDFDIGDGDVTIAAITSCTNTSNPGVLVAAGLVAKKANELGLKPKPWVKTSLAPGSQVVTDYLEKAGLQSHLDAVGFNLVGYGCTTCIGNSGPLAEPISKAINENGLVAAAVISGNRNFEGRVSPDVRANFLASPPLVVAYALKGTVVEDFITTPIGTGKDGQDVFLKDIWPTNDEVATTMAGCMDRPMFQARYANVYKGDAHWQAIDVTGSDTYAWRAGSTYVANPPYFEGLTMTPKPVTDIVEAKPLAIFGDSITTDHISPAGSIKATSPAGKWLSEHQVAQADFNSYGARRGHHEVMMRGTFANIRIKNLMLDGVEGGMTRYDGEVMPIYDAAMKHKADGTALVVIGGKEYGTGSSRDWAAKGTNLLGVRAVIVESFERIHRSNLVGMGVLPLQFKDGQNKDTLGLTGDETFTIQNVSGLKPRQDVDVIVKRADGSTFTFTALCRIDTVNELDYFLNGGILQYVLRKLAA; the protein is encoded by the coding sequence ATGACCGCCATCGGACAGGACACTCTTGGCACGCGCGACCTTTTGAAGGTCGGCGGCAAGGACATTGCCTATTATTCGCTGAAGAAGGCCGCGGCCAAGCTTGGCGACGTCAGCCGTCTGCCTTTCTCGATGAAGGTGCTGCTGGAAAACCTGCTCCGCTTCGAGGATGGCGTCACCGTCACCACCGACGACGTGAAGGCGATCGTCGACTGGCAGAATGACAAGGGCAAGGCCGAGCGCGAGATCCAGTATCGTCCCGCCCGCGTGCTGATGCAGGACTTCACCGGCGTGCCCTGCGTCGTCGACCTCGCCGCCATGCGCGACGCGATGACCGCGCTGGGCGCCGACGCCAGCAAGATCAACCCGCAGGTTCCCGTCCACCTCGTCATCGACCACTCGGTCATGGTCGACGAATTCGGCACGCCCAAGGCGTTCGAGCAGAATGTGGAAATCGAATATCAGCGCAATATGGAGCGCTACGACTTCCTGAAGTGGGGTAGCAAGTCGCTCGCCAACTTCTACGCCGTGCCGCCGGGCACCGGCATCTGCCATCAGGTGAACCTGGAAAATATCGCGCAGGCCGTGTGGTCGAGCGAAGGTCCTGACGGCGTTACCGTCGCCTATCCCGACACCTGCGTCGGCACCGACAGCCACACCACCATGATCAACGGCCTGGGCGTTCTGGGCTGGGGCGTGGGCGGCATCGAAGCCGAAGCGGCGATGCTGGGTCAGCCCGTCTCCATGCTCATCCCCGAAGTCGTCGGCTTCAAGCTGGTTGGTGAATTGAAGGAAGGCGTGACCGCCACTGACCTCGTCCTCACCTGCACCGCCATGCTGCGCCAGAAGGGCGTGGTTGGCCGCTTCGTCGAATATTTCGGCCCCGGCCTTGCCTCGCTGTCGCTGGCCGACCGCGCGACGCTCGCCAACATGGCGCCGGAATATGGCGCGACCTGCGGCTTCTTCGGCATTGACGACAAGACGCTGGATTATATGCGCCTGACCGGCCGCACCGACGAGAATATCGCGCTGGTCGAAGCCTATGCCAAGGAGCAGGGCTTCTGGATCGATCCCTCCATCGAGCCGGTCTTCACCGACACGCTGGAACTGGACCTCGCCACCGTCGTCCCCAGCCTCGCCGGTCCCAAGCGTCCGCAGGACCGCGTCGCGCTGCCGGAAGTCGATGACGTGTTCAACGCCGACATGGCGAATGTCTACAAGAAGGCGCAGCAGCGCGTTCCGGTTGAGGGCAAGGATTTCGACATTGGCGACGGCGACGTCACCATCGCCGCGATCACCAGCTGCACCAACACGTCGAACCCCGGCGTTCTGGTCGCCGCCGGCCTCGTCGCCAAGAAGGCGAACGAGTTGGGCCTGAAGCCCAAGCCCTGGGTCAAGACCTCGCTCGCTCCCGGTTCGCAGGTCGTCACCGACTATCTGGAAAAGGCCGGTCTTCAGTCGCACCTCGACGCGGTCGGCTTCAACCTGGTCGGCTATGGCTGCACCACCTGCATCGGCAACTCCGGCCCGCTGGCCGAGCCGATCAGCAAGGCGATCAACGAAAACGGCCTCGTCGCCGCTGCCGTTATCTCGGGCAACCGCAACTTCGAAGGCCGTGTGTCGCCTGACGTGCGCGCCAACTTCCTCGCTTCGCCGCCGCTGGTCGTTGCCTATGCTCTGAAGGGCACGGTGGTCGAGGACTTCATCACCACCCCGATCGGCACCGGCAAGGACGGTCAGGACGTGTTCCTGAAGGACATCTGGCCGACCAATGACGAAGTCGCCACCACCATGGCTGGCTGCATGGATCGTCCGATGTTCCAGGCCCGCTACGCCAATGTCTACAAGGGCGACGCGCACTGGCAGGCGATCGACGTCACGGGTTCGGACACTTATGCATGGCGCGCCGGTTCGACCTATGTCGCCAACCCGCCCTATTTCGAGGGTCTGACCATGACCCCGAAGCCGGTCACCGACATCGTCGAAGCCAAGCCGCTCGCCATCTTCGGCGACTCGATCACGACCGACCACATCTCGCCGGCCGGTTCGATCAAGGCGACCTCGCCCGCGGGCAAGTGGCTGAGCGAGCATCAGGTCGCGCAGGCAGACTTCAACAGCTACGGCGCGCGCCGTGGCCATCACGAAGTCATGATGCGCGGCACCTTCGCCAACATCCGCATCAAGAATCTGATGCTGGACGGCGTCGAAGGCGGCATGACCCGCTATGACGGCGAAGTGATGCCGATCTACGACGCGGCGATGAAGCACAAGGCGGACGGCACCGCGCTGGTCGTCATCGGCGGCAAGGAATATGGCACCGGCTCGTCGCGCGACTGGGCGGCGAAGGGCACCAACCTGCTCGGCGTTCGCGCCGTGATCGTTGAAAGCTTCGAGCGTATCCACCGTTCGAACCTGGTTGGCATGGGCGTATTGCCGCTCCAGTTCAAGGACGGCCAGAACAAGGACACGCTGGGCCTGACGGGTGACGAAACCTTCACGATCCAGAATGTCTCGGGCCTCAAGCCCCGTCAGGACGTGGACGTGATCGTGAAGCGCGCCGATGGCTCGACCTTCACCTTCACCGCGCTCTGCCGCATCGATACCGTCAACGAACTGGATTATTTCCTGAACGGCGGCATCCTCCAATATGTGCTGCGCAAGCTGGCCGCTTGA
- a CDS encoding response regulator transcription factor, producing the protein MRLLIVEDEPSLGQQLRNTLEGAGYAVDLADDGEDGHFLGSTENYDAVVLDLGLPTIDGLTVLDRWRKEGRGFPVLVLTARDSWSDKVAGLDAGADDYLAKPFQSEELIARLRALIRRASGNASSELIAGDVRLDTRSGKVTLKGEPVKLTAQEYKLLSYLLHHKGKVVSRTELIEHIYDQDFDRDSNTIEVFVTRIRKKLGADVITTIRGLGYSLDEPGR; encoded by the coding sequence ATGCGTCTGCTGATCGTCGAAGATGAACCCAGCCTGGGGCAGCAGCTCCGCAACACGCTGGAAGGCGCGGGCTATGCCGTGGACCTTGCCGACGATGGCGAGGACGGGCATTTCCTCGGCTCCACGGAAAATTACGACGCGGTGGTATTGGACCTTGGCCTGCCGACCATTGACGGACTGACCGTGCTGGACCGTTGGCGCAAGGAAGGGCGCGGCTTTCCCGTGCTGGTGCTGACGGCGCGCGACAGCTGGTCGGACAAGGTGGCCGGGCTGGACGCGGGTGCCGACGATTATCTCGCCAAGCCGTTTCAGAGCGAGGAATTGATCGCCCGCCTGCGCGCGCTCATTCGCCGGGCATCGGGCAACGCGTCGAGCGAACTGATCGCGGGCGACGTGCGGCTGGACACGCGGTCGGGCAAGGTGACGCTGAAGGGCGAGCCGGTGAAGCTGACGGCACAGGAATATAAGCTGCTGTCCTATCTGCTCCATCACAAGGGCAAGGTGGTGAGCCGCACCGAACTGATCGAGCATATCTACGATCAGGATTTCGACCGCGATTCCAATACCATCGAAGTGTTCGTGACGCGCATCCGCAAGAAGCTGGGCGCGGACGTCATCACGACGATTCGCGGCCTGGGCTACAGTCTCGACGAACCGGGGCGATAA
- a CDS encoding DUF5818 domain-containing protein, with protein MMEIGARVDETGRLIRDEAGFLLQRDLGGAYRLVLLRVPVDHVEKRVRVQGFYAGNGIVEVEGVAAA; from the coding sequence ATGATGGAGATTGGCGCCAGAGTGGACGAAACCGGCCGGCTGATACGCGATGAGGCCGGGTTCCTGCTTCAGCGCGATCTGGGCGGCGCCTATCGATTGGTGCTGCTGCGCGTGCCCGTCGACCATGTCGAAAAGCGGGTGCGGGTGCAGGGATTTTATGCCGGGAACGGCATAGTGGAGGTCGAAGGGGTGGCCGCTGCCTGA
- a CDS encoding HAMP domain-containing sensor histidine kinase, which translates to MIGIAALWISLLLLGGGLALDRVLTNAITRNFDDGMNYVLTAMIASAEIGPDGEVLFNREPADQRFLEPNSGIYYQISGQGHEDWRSRSLWDRALKVNPNHQDDAPHIYDSNQFPGEDLRVMERSIILPGSKTRWMFMVAQAREGLDAQIKTLRSTLFESFALLALGLIVLATLQTIYGLRPLRKVRHEIVRMRAGEKNRVTEPMPAEVLPMVEELNALLAHNERQAEEARTHAGNLAHALKTPLTVIMNAATAQSPDLGDTVIREATTMRRQVDHHLARARAVGRRGAAQSRAEVWPSLDAVERAVQRLYPDVRIDMDGVKDAAVRVERQDLDEMLGNLVENAAKYGGGSVFATVGRKGAMIEILVEDDGMGIAEADRTRIFDRGVRLDSGKPGTGLGLAIVRDVAEIYGGSVGLEESEDLGGVLVRLRLPTA; encoded by the coding sequence ATGATCGGCATTGCGGCGCTGTGGATCAGCCTGCTGCTGCTGGGTGGCGGGCTGGCGCTCGACCGGGTGCTGACGAACGCGATCACGCGCAATTTCGACGACGGGATGAACTATGTCCTGACCGCCATGATCGCATCGGCGGAAATCGGGCCGGATGGCGAGGTACTGTTCAATCGCGAACCCGCCGACCAGCGCTTTCTGGAGCCCAATAGCGGCATTTATTACCAGATCAGCGGTCAGGGGCATGAGGACTGGCGGTCGCGCTCGCTCTGGGACCGGGCGCTGAAGGTCAATCCGAACCATCAGGACGACGCCCCCCACATCTACGACAGCAACCAGTTCCCCGGCGAGGACCTGCGCGTCATGGAGCGCAGCATCATCCTGCCGGGATCGAAAACGCGCTGGATGTTCATGGTGGCGCAGGCGCGCGAAGGGCTGGACGCGCAGATCAAGACGCTGCGATCGACCCTGTTCGAAAGCTTCGCCTTGCTGGCTTTGGGGCTGATCGTGCTGGCGACGCTCCAGACCATCTATGGCCTGCGCCCCCTGCGCAAGGTACGGCATGAGATTGTGCGGATGCGGGCGGGCGAGAAGAACCGCGTGACCGAGCCGATGCCCGCCGAAGTGCTGCCCATGGTCGAGGAACTGAACGCCCTGCTCGCCCATAATGAGCGGCAGGCGGAGGAAGCGCGGACCCATGCCGGAAACCTCGCCCATGCGCTGAAGACGCCGCTGACCGTCATCATGAACGCCGCGACGGCGCAGTCGCCGGATCTGGGCGACACGGTGATCCGCGAGGCGACGACGATGCGGCGGCAGGTGGATCATCACCTCGCTCGCGCTCGCGCCGTCGGGCGGCGCGGCGCGGCGCAAAGCCGGGCGGAGGTCTGGCCCAGCCTGGATGCGGTCGAGCGCGCGGTGCAGCGGCTTTATCCCGACGTGCGGATCGACATGGACGGCGTCAAGGACGCCGCCGTCCGGGTCGAGCGGCAGGATCTAGACGAAATGCTGGGCAATCTGGTTGAAAATGCCGCCAAATACGGCGGCGGCAGCGTGTTCGCGACAGTCGGGCGCAAGGGCGCGATGATCGAGATACTGGTCGAGGATGACGGCATGGGCATAGCCGAAGCGGATCGCACGCGCATTTTCGACCGGGGCGTACGGCTCGATTCGGGGAAGCCCGGCACGGGGCTTGGCCTCGCCATCGTGCGGGATGTCGCGGAAATCTACGGCGGGTCGGTGGGGCTGGAGGAGAGCGAGGATCTGGGCGGGGTGCTGGTGCGGTTGCGATTGCCGACGGCCTGA